One genomic region from Phragmites australis chromosome 1, lpPhrAust1.1, whole genome shotgun sequence encodes:
- the LOC133912839 gene encoding uncharacterized protein LOC133912839 isoform X1 produces MIKRRYFRQDHGDKSGSSSSSSSSSSDSDRDPAEEAVADEEVEEEQEQEAGGEELGEDKEMGELEPQVQEESSGYQSEDSSGNDVDGPSAVFLPIIGLVLDDDEEHISPRDEEHHEISLPVKKSYGGNADSAKSAANTDDAVEADFTNCILKCKSVYKCKLCPRIMCLNDEMVMVHLKSKRHSRSKKLLGEGRLKLMLNSDGELEEEQETHAERYARTIALAQQVQKPKKDSGRQRQNRRRKKRSRNHQEKNQETQNSDKKRCKTKG; encoded by the exons ATGATCAAGAGGCGCTACTTCAGGCAGGATCACGGCGACAAGAGCGGCTcctcgtcgtcttcctcctcatcgagTTCGGACTCGGACCGCGATCCGGCGGAAGAAGCCGTCGCCGATGAGGAAGTAGAGGAAGAGCAAGAACAGGAAGCGGGCGGGGAGGAGTTGGGAGAAGATAAGGAAATGGGAGAATTAGAGCCACAAGTCCAAGAAGAAA GTTCAGGATACCAAAGTGAGGATAGCTCTGGGAATGATGTTGATGGACCTTCTGCAG TTTTTTTACCAATCATTGGTTTGGTtttagatgatgatgaagagcaCATAAGCCCAAGGGATGAAGAACATCATGAAATAAGTTTGCCTGTTAAAAAATCTTATGGTGGTAATGCTGACTCTGCCAAAAGTGCTGCTAACACAGATGATGCTGTTGAGGCTGATTTTACTAACTGCATTCTGAAGTGCAAATCCGTGTATAAGTGCAAGCTCTGTCCTAGGATCATGTGCTTAAATGACGAGATGGTCATGGTACACCTCAAATCAAAG AGGCATTCTCGGTCGAAGAAACTCCTAGGAGAAGGGAGGCTTAAGCTGATGCTCAACAGTGACGGTGAGCTGGAGGAAGAGCAAGAGACACATGCTGAACGATATGCTCGGACTATAGCTCTTGCTCAG CAAGTACAAAAACCAAAGAAGGATTCAGGTAGGCAGCGACAAAATCGGAGAAGGAAGAAG aggtctAGGAATCATCAGGAAAAGAATCAAGAGACACAAAACTCTGACAAAAAAAGGTGCAAAACTAAAGGATGA
- the LOC133912839 gene encoding uncharacterized protein LOC133912839 isoform X2: MIKRRYFRQDHGDKSGSSSSSSSSSSDSDRDPAEEAVADEEVEEEQEQEAGGEELGEDKEMGELEPQVQEESSGYQSEDSSGNDVDGPSADDDEEHISPRDEEHHEISLPVKKSYGGNADSAKSAANTDDAVEADFTNCILKCKSVYKCKLCPRIMCLNDEMVMVHLKSKRHSRSKKLLGEGRLKLMLNSDGELEEEQETHAERYARTIALAQQVQKPKKDSGRQRQNRRRKKRSRNHQEKNQETQNSDKKRCKTKG, translated from the exons ATGATCAAGAGGCGCTACTTCAGGCAGGATCACGGCGACAAGAGCGGCTcctcgtcgtcttcctcctcatcgagTTCGGACTCGGACCGCGATCCGGCGGAAGAAGCCGTCGCCGATGAGGAAGTAGAGGAAGAGCAAGAACAGGAAGCGGGCGGGGAGGAGTTGGGAGAAGATAAGGAAATGGGAGAATTAGAGCCACAAGTCCAAGAAGAAA GTTCAGGATACCAAAGTGAGGATAGCTCTGGGAATGATGTTGATGGACCTTCTGCAG atgatgatgaagagcaCATAAGCCCAAGGGATGAAGAACATCATGAAATAAGTTTGCCTGTTAAAAAATCTTATGGTGGTAATGCTGACTCTGCCAAAAGTGCTGCTAACACAGATGATGCTGTTGAGGCTGATTTTACTAACTGCATTCTGAAGTGCAAATCCGTGTATAAGTGCAAGCTCTGTCCTAGGATCATGTGCTTAAATGACGAGATGGTCATGGTACACCTCAAATCAAAG AGGCATTCTCGGTCGAAGAAACTCCTAGGAGAAGGGAGGCTTAAGCTGATGCTCAACAGTGACGGTGAGCTGGAGGAAGAGCAAGAGACACATGCTGAACGATATGCTCGGACTATAGCTCTTGCTCAG CAAGTACAAAAACCAAAGAAGGATTCAGGTAGGCAGCGACAAAATCGGAGAAGGAAGAAG aggtctAGGAATCATCAGGAAAAGAATCAAGAGACACAAAACTCTGACAAAAAAAGGTGCAAAACTAAAGGATGA